A genomic region of Janthinobacterium lividum contains the following coding sequences:
- a CDS encoding amidase, producing the protein MTQLTKTIRELAADLAAGRITSVELTQRMLARAEAHRAQGGHAYVSLDGEQALAEARASDAARAAGIVASPLAGVPISIKDLFDVEGQTSSAASLALADSPPAVADAGAVARLRAAGAVLLGRTNMSEFAFSGLGLNPHYGTPRNPLDHERVAGGSTSGGAVTVALAMAAGALGTDTGGSIRIPSAFCGLTGFKPTAASVSLAGTVPLSRSLDSAGPIARSVDCCAILYAALSGHDIGVQAPALKGLRFGFTLDYVGTHVEPQVQRAFDAALDKLRQAGALVEQFDFPELLELPEINGGGGLVAAEAWHWHKVLLEEKGAQYDQRVAARIRRGQQQGAADYIDLLDARARLIAVARRRLAPFDAWLMPSVAILAPQVAPLEADDATFFATNGLVLRNASVINFLDGCALSLPCHAEDELPVGLGICGLAGADERVLQIGRAVEALLLER; encoded by the coding sequence ATGACCCAGTTGACCAAGACTATCCGCGAACTGGCGGCCGACCTGGCCGCCGGACGCATCACCAGCGTGGAACTGACGCAGCGCATGCTGGCGCGCGCCGAGGCGCACCGGGCGCAGGGCGGCCATGCGTATGTCAGCCTCGATGGCGAACAGGCCCTGGCCGAGGCGCGGGCCAGCGATGCGGCGCGCGCGGCCGGTATCGTTGCCTCGCCCCTGGCCGGCGTGCCCATCTCGATCAAGGACCTGTTCGACGTCGAGGGGCAAACCAGCAGCGCCGCTTCGCTGGCGCTGGCCGACTCCCCGCCCGCCGTGGCCGATGCGGGCGCCGTGGCGCGCCTGCGAGCGGCCGGCGCCGTCCTGCTGGGCCGCACCAACATGAGCGAATTCGCGTTTTCCGGCCTGGGCTTGAATCCCCATTACGGCACGCCGCGCAATCCACTGGACCATGAACGTGTGGCGGGCGGCTCCACTTCGGGCGGCGCCGTCACGGTGGCTTTGGCAATGGCGGCCGGCGCGCTGGGCACGGACACGGGCGGCTCGATCCGCATCCCTTCCGCCTTTTGCGGTTTGACGGGTTTCAAGCCGACGGCCGCTTCCGTGTCGCTGGCGGGCACGGTGCCTTTGTCGCGCTCTCTCGACTCGGCAGGGCCCATTGCCCGCAGCGTCGACTGCTGCGCCATTCTGTACGCGGCGCTGTCGGGCCATGACATCGGCGTGCAGGCGCCAGCGCTGAAAGGCTTGCGCTTCGGCTTTACCCTTGACTATGTCGGTACGCACGTGGAGCCGCAGGTGCAGCGGGCTTTCGACGCCGCGCTGGACAAGCTGCGGCAAGCCGGCGCCCTGGTGGAACAGTTCGATTTCCCCGAGTTGCTGGAACTGCCGGAGATCAATGGCGGCGGCGGCCTGGTGGCGGCGGAAGCCTGGCACTGGCATAAGGTGCTGCTTGAAGAGAAGGGCGCGCAATACGACCAGCGCGTGGCGGCGCGCATCCGACGCGGCCAGCAGCAGGGCGCGGCCGATTACATCGATTTGCTCGATGCGCGCGCGCGCCTGATCGCCGTCGCCCGGCGGCGCCTGGCGCCATTCGACGCCTGGCTGATGCCCAGCGTGGCGATTCTGGCGCCGCAGGTTGCGCCCCTGGAAGCGGATGACGCCACCTTCTTTGCCACGAATGGCCTGGTGCTGCGCAACGCCAGCGTGATCAACTTCCTCGATGGCTGCGCGCTGTCGCTGCCGTGCCATGCCGAGGACGAGCTGCCCGTGGGGCTGGGCATTTGCGGCCTGGCCGGCGCGGATGAAAGAGTGCTGCAAATTGGCCGTGCCGTGGAGGCACTGTTGCTCGAACGTTAA
- a CDS encoding acyltransferase family protein, producing the protein MLRSNCVDFYKGMLIFLVSIGHAVQCAAYQEEGFFQDPTFKAIYMFHMPLFIAISGYVSRNSVLRTPPLEFIKSKIFSLLVPIAIWEILFRVALTLVFKKKIDQDFPFSLLLSILQSLWFLWALFASLVLVTIANVFGRYSFWVSLILFFFSLFIPDWGILPLIKYTCPFFLAGYYLAAGSYVEKLMPYKNVIFPVSGVLALICFFLWNNQTYIYVTGMELSSENFQNIALRYIAGAIASVFALCVFYVAYLKLGERIIQGFIIFGKNSLYIYIIGQYAFIGVTKISVRYFEPVAFAPLATLVGFSIGLLVTCICCATGVLLAKNKIAAKLLFGKVSKPAPTVATIA; encoded by the coding sequence ATGCTGAGAAGTAATTGCGTAGACTTTTACAAGGGGATGTTGATTTTTCTGGTGTCGATCGGACATGCGGTGCAATGTGCAGCATATCAGGAAGAGGGATTCTTCCAAGACCCTACCTTTAAAGCTATCTACATGTTTCACATGCCGTTGTTTATCGCTATTAGCGGTTATGTGAGCCGTAATAGTGTACTCCGCACACCGCCTTTGGAGTTCATTAAATCGAAAATATTTTCCTTACTGGTTCCTATTGCCATATGGGAGATTTTATTTCGGGTTGCGCTTACCCTTGTTTTTAAAAAAAAGATTGACCAGGATTTTCCTTTCTCCTTGCTTCTCAGCATACTGCAGAGCCTTTGGTTTCTATGGGCGTTGTTCGCTAGTCTCGTATTGGTGACGATTGCCAATGTCTTTGGCCGCTATTCGTTCTGGGTATCGTTGATCCTGTTTTTTTTCAGCCTGTTCATTCCGGACTGGGGTATTTTGCCGTTAATTAAATATACATGTCCTTTTTTCTTGGCTGGCTATTATCTGGCCGCTGGCTCGTATGTTGAAAAATTGATGCCATATAAAAATGTAATTTTTCCTGTTTCAGGTGTTCTTGCGCTGATTTGTTTCTTCTTGTGGAATAATCAGACTTATATTTATGTTACAGGAATGGAGTTAAGTTCTGAAAACTTTCAAAATATTGCGCTGCGTTATATTGCCGGTGCAATAGCCTCTGTATTCGCATTGTGTGTGTTTTATGTAGCCTACTTGAAGCTTGGTGAGAGGATCATCCAAGGGTTTATTATCTTTGGTAAAAATTCATTGTATATTTATATCATCGGCCAGTATGCTTTTATCGGTGTCACTAAAATTTCGGTGCGCTATTTTGAGCCGGTGGCGTTTGCGCCGCTTGCCACTCTGGTGGGGTTCAGTATCGGCTTGCTGGTCACATGTATTTGCTGCGCGACTGGTGTCTTGCTGGCAAAAAATAAAATCGCCGCCAAACTGCTTTTTGGCAAAGTGAGCAAGCCGGCGCCAACAGTGGCGACTATCGCCTGA
- a CDS encoding paraquat-inducible protein A, with protein sequence MLYRKRPLRPREKARCIRCRSVLYRGAHARGASAELSKVVALTLGAAFVFLIAQFFPIVELDVNGLTSSATLLGSIRVLWSEQMHIVATMVFLFTILFPAIELGSLLYVALGLRGGVKVPGFNRVLRAVQTAREWGMTEVLMIGILITVVKMTSLATVLPQPGLFAFGALTLMLAIVVSFDPKALWNLGDDLTRQALPGIRYKAFAPGEKVVPCHACGLVAPPLGKGKHLACVRCGTALHVRKPDSINRTWALLIAAMILYIPANLLPVMVTYSLFGAQNDTIMSGVVLFWTSGSKGLAIIIFIASVVVPMLKLGVLALLAFTAQRRSRWRPRQRTILYRMVEFIGRWSMLDIFVVTLTVALVRFKSLAVITAGPGALAFGAVVVLTMLAAMQFDPRLIWDPVDGQVPGEEEPVVVANTGNNTVIGEQHV encoded by the coding sequence GTGCTGTACCGCAAACGTCCGCTGCGTCCCCGCGAAAAGGCGCGCTGCATCCGTTGCCGCTCGGTGTTATACCGGGGCGCTCACGCGCGCGGCGCATCGGCGGAATTGAGCAAGGTGGTGGCGCTGACTCTGGGCGCCGCCTTTGTCTTCCTGATCGCCCAGTTTTTTCCCATCGTCGAACTCGACGTCAATGGCCTGACGTCCAGCGCCACCTTGCTCGGTTCCATCCGCGTGCTGTGGTCCGAGCAGATGCATATCGTGGCGACGATGGTCTTCCTGTTCACCATACTCTTTCCCGCCATCGAACTCGGTTCGCTGCTGTATGTGGCGCTGGGCTTGCGCGGCGGCGTCAAGGTGCCCGGTTTTAACCGCGTGCTGCGCGCCGTGCAGACGGCGCGCGAATGGGGCATGACGGAAGTGCTGATGATCGGCATCCTGATCACCGTCGTCAAGATGACCAGTCTGGCCACGGTGCTGCCGCAACCGGGGCTGTTCGCGTTTGGCGCGCTGACCCTGATGCTGGCCATCGTCGTCTCGTTCGACCCCAAGGCCCTGTGGAACCTGGGCGACGACCTGACCCGGCAAGCGCTGCCCGGCATCCGCTACAAGGCCTTTGCGCCCGGCGAGAAGGTCGTGCCCTGCCATGCCTGCGGCCTGGTGGCGCCGCCACTGGGCAAGGGCAAGCATTTGGCGTGCGTGCGCTGTGGCACGGCCCTGCACGTGCGCAAACCGGACAGCATCAACCGCACCTGGGCCTTGCTGATCGCCGCCATGATCCTCTATATTCCCGCCAACCTGCTGCCCGTGATGGTGACGTATTCCCTGTTTGGCGCACAAAACGATACCATCATGAGCGGCGTGGTGCTGTTCTGGACCAGCGGCTCGAAAGGCCTGGCCATCATCATTTTCATCGCCAGCGTGGTCGTGCCCATGCTCAAGCTGGGCGTGCTGGCGCTGCTGGCGTTCACCGCGCAGCGGCGTTCGCGCTGGCGCCCGCGCCAGCGCACCATTTTGTATCGCATGGTCGAATTCATCGGCCGCTGGTCCATGCTCGACATCTTTGTCGTCACCCTGACGGTGGCGCTGGTGCGCTTCAAGTCGCTGGCCGTGATCACGGCCGGACCCGGCGCGCTGGCCTTTGGCGCCGTGGTGGTGCTGACCATGCTGGCGGCGATGCAGTTCGACCCGCGCCTGATCTGGGACCCCGTCGACGGGCAGGTGCCTGGCGAGGAAGAACCCGTGGTGGTGGCAAATACCGGAAACAATACAGTGATTGGAGAACAGCATGTCTGA
- a CDS encoding intermembrane transport protein PqiB, whose protein sequence is MSDKEAGGLAETGGRPLPEPDVEQGSRWLPSLVWLIPLLAALIGAGLAAKSILDQGPTVTVSFKSAEGLEPGKTKVKYKDVDIGQVRAITLGDDLSNVLVTIDMSKEARRFATADSRFWVVRPQIGASGVTGLGTLLSGAYIGVDTGKSEAKKENFVGMESPPAVAGDQKGKLYTLHAESLGSVDVGSPLFFHRLRVGKVVSFALDKDGNGITMSVFVNAPYDQFVGKNARWWHASGVDVRLDSNGFKLNTQSLAAMLVGGIAFEAENGRKPEEPAPANTNFRLAADEASAMREPDGQAITTVFYFDQSLRGLQPGATVDFRGIVLGEVRSVGIEFDPVKKNFRMPVTVNLYPARLGMRFKAAVDDEEGSAGHQLLERMVSRGLRAQLRTGNLLTSQLYIALDFFPKAPKVALDPNKYPLEVPTVPNTLDELQTQIASIARKLDQVPYAEIGNNLNATIKQANTLFRQLDGQVVPEMRDTLTAAKQTFGTAEQVLQKDSPLQSDVRQALQQLTQTLQSLNALSDYLERHPESLIRGKKGDEKK, encoded by the coding sequence ATGTCTGACAAAGAAGCGGGCGGCCTTGCCGAAACGGGTGGCCGTCCATTGCCGGAACCCGATGTGGAACAGGGCAGCCGCTGGCTGCCGTCGCTGGTATGGCTCATTCCGCTGCTGGCCGCCCTGATAGGCGCCGGCCTGGCCGCCAAGTCCATCCTTGACCAGGGGCCCACGGTGACGGTCAGCTTCAAGAGCGCCGAAGGCCTGGAGCCGGGCAAGACCAAGGTCAAATACAAGGATGTCGATATCGGCCAGGTGCGCGCCATCACCCTGGGCGACGACTTGAGCAATGTCCTCGTGACGATCGACATGAGCAAGGAGGCGCGCCGTTTCGCCACTGCCGATTCGCGTTTCTGGGTGGTGCGCCCTCAGATCGGCGCCAGCGGCGTGACGGGCCTGGGCACCTTGCTGTCGGGCGCCTACATCGGCGTTGACACGGGCAAGTCGGAAGCCAAAAAGGAGAATTTCGTCGGCATGGAGAGTCCGCCCGCCGTGGCTGGTGACCAGAAGGGCAAGCTGTACACCCTGCATGCGGAAAGTCTCGGTTCCGTCGACGTGGGTTCGCCCCTGTTCTTCCACCGCCTGCGCGTGGGCAAGGTGGTCAGCTTTGCGCTGGACAAGGATGGCAACGGCATTACCATGTCGGTCTTCGTGAACGCGCCATACGACCAGTTCGTCGGCAAGAATGCGCGCTGGTGGCATGCCAGCGGCGTCGATGTGCGCTTGGATTCCAACGGCTTCAAGTTGAACACGCAGTCGCTGGCCGCCATGCTGGTGGGCGGCATCGCCTTCGAGGCGGAAAATGGCCGCAAACCCGAGGAACCGGCGCCGGCCAATACCAATTTCCGCTTGGCGGCCGACGAGGCCAGCGCCATGCGCGAGCCCGATGGCCAGGCCATTACCACCGTGTTCTATTTCGACCAGTCGCTGCGCGGCTTGCAGCCTGGCGCCACGGTGGATTTCCGCGGCATCGTATTGGGCGAGGTGCGTTCGGTCGGCATCGAGTTCGATCCCGTGAAGAAGAACTTCCGCATGCCGGTCACCGTCAATCTGTACCCTGCCCGCCTGGGCATGCGCTTCAAGGCCGCCGTCGACGATGAGGAAGGCTCGGCCGGCCACCAGCTGCTCGAACGCATGGTCAGCCGTGGCTTGCGCGCCCAGCTACGCACGGGCAACCTGCTCACCAGCCAGCTGTACATCGCGCTGGACTTCTTCCCGAAAGCGCCGAAGGTGGCGCTCGATCCGAACAAGTATCCGCTGGAAGTGCCGACCGTGCCCAATACCCTCGATGAACTGCAGACGCAGATCGCCAGCATCGCCCGCAAGCTCGATCAGGTGCCTTATGCGGAGATCGGCAATAACCTGAACGCCACCATCAAGCAGGCCAATACCCTGTTCAGGCAGCTCGATGGCCAGGTGGTGCCGGAAATGCGCGATACCCTGACGGCGGCGAAACAGACCTTCGGCACCGCCGAACAGGTGCTGCAAAAGGATTCGCCACTGCAGTCGGACGTGCGCCAGGCCTTGCAGCAGCTGACGCAAACCCTGCAATCGCTGAACGCGCTGTCGGATTACCTGGAACGTCATCCCGAGTCCCTGATCCGCGGTAAAAAAGGAGATGAAAAAAAATGA
- a CDS encoding membrane integrity-associated transporter subunit PqiC: MMKPIFSALLAASLLGACSTPQPEHFYTLSGGADAQPAKPVKYYVEVLAVSVPQQVSRNQFVVTGPSGRIELLEQQRWAGPLAGEIGQALSTAVTNDLGAIDVFRTPHPDNLPVYRISTNVQRFESVMGQYALIDAVWSVRQLASSKVVTCRTIANEKVGAGYDELVLGHRRAVNRIAADTASVVRAFDNGNAACPAA, translated from the coding sequence ATGATGAAACCAATTTTTTCCGCGCTGCTGGCGGCCAGCCTGCTGGGCGCCTGTTCCACGCCCCAGCCCGAGCATTTCTATACGCTCAGCGGCGGCGCCGACGCGCAGCCGGCCAAACCCGTCAAATACTATGTCGAGGTGCTGGCCGTCAGCGTGCCGCAGCAGGTGAGCCGCAACCAGTTTGTCGTGACGGGACCATCGGGGCGCATCGAACTGCTGGAGCAGCAGCGCTGGGCCGGGCCGCTGGCCGGCGAGATCGGCCAGGCCCTGTCGACGGCCGTGACGAACGACCTGGGTGCCATCGATGTGTTCCGCACGCCGCATCCGGACAACCTGCCCGTGTACCGTATCAGCACCAATGTGCAGCGTTTCGAGTCGGTGATGGGCCAGTATGCGCTGATCGATGCCGTGTGGAGCGTGCGCCAGCTGGCCAGCAGCAAGGTGGTCACTTGCCGCACGATAGCCAATGAAAAGGTGGGCGCCGGCTACGATGAACTGGTGCTCGGTCACCGCCGCGCCGTGAACCGTATCGCCGCCGATACGGCGAGCGTGGTGCGCGCTTTTGACAACGGCAACGCCGCTTGCCCGGCCGCCTGA
- a CDS encoding DUF2946 domain-containing protein translates to MGMTLFTRRFAAWIACFAILLAALAPSISQAVANAKQESGSGWAEICSVAGIRFVQVDNDGAADEKSGGKAMQMEHCAFCSTHTGSVGLPPASTVLPLLVASGTAIFPALYYQSPSPLFIWSTAQSRAPPALV, encoded by the coding sequence ATGGGAATGACCTTGTTCACGCGCCGCTTTGCCGCCTGGATCGCCTGTTTCGCGATCTTGCTGGCGGCGCTCGCGCCGTCGATTTCCCAGGCTGTCGCCAACGCCAAGCAGGAGTCCGGCTCCGGCTGGGCGGAAATCTGTTCGGTGGCCGGCATCCGTTTCGTCCAGGTCGACAATGACGGTGCCGCCGATGAAAAATCCGGCGGCAAGGCCATGCAGATGGAGCATTGCGCCTTCTGTTCCACGCACACGGGTTCCGTCGGCCTGCCGCCCGCCAGTACCGTGCTGCCGCTGCTTGTGGCCAGCGGCACGGCCATTTTCCCGGCCCTGTACTACCAGTCCCCGTCACCGCTGTTCATCTGGTCCACCGCGCAGTCGCGCGCGCCGCCCGCTCTCGTCTAG
- a CDS encoding TonB-dependent receptor family protein yields MNKKLLVLAVAITLAYPCAQAQQLDQTDHAIDTVVVSGSRAQSWLSETPQAIGAVNAKMLERDKPKTMGDILNRIAGVYWNDLGNEQHSMSIRQPIGTNAVYQYLEDGIPIRPLGVFNHNSLNEMNMAGASGVEVVKGAASSLYGSNAVGGAVNFLTAGASATPTASVGVRRDNVGGYTRYDTSASDTWGPLGLRFSHYSSRRSRDNWQEYSYGDKDSFSLRADYALSPTSQLRATIVHTDLDAAMTGSLFENDYRSNPGKSLNTFTYRKDKTTRMNLAWEGATTVNGTSTVTVFTRKNDHGQIPAYSIGSCAGMLCKGVINNNHVDSLGLDVKHQQEFAWLRSRLIAGVYVDKSDNPFVSDNLSIVRDAATGRYLRYSLANASNPQGVRDYQTDILNTAVFAQWEFSPLAGTRVVLGGRSDAIRYDYHNKLAPGGSVNYGAPDESRSFSHVSPKLGATYAIGHAGSAYANVSQGFTPPEVSQLYGKTGIANLQPSVYNNYELGLRWAFLQGRLKLDTALYRLDGRDTIVSYTLSPGNSENRNAGRTRSEGLELGLNYDSGPFDARFATAIARHRYLRYQLSSTLDYSGRAMPQAPRDITSFEIGYKPVAGARIALEAVHQGRYWMNNANTVEYKGHALLNLRASYQVARGLEAWAQVRNLADKRYADSASSSYAGTGSYAPNSQNQYTPGAPRSVMLGLSYTYNAL; encoded by the coding sequence ATGAACAAGAAATTATTGGTGCTGGCCGTCGCCATCACCCTCGCTTACCCCTGCGCGCAGGCGCAGCAACTTGACCAAACCGACCACGCCATCGACACCGTCGTCGTTTCCGGTTCGCGCGCGCAATCGTGGCTGTCCGAGACGCCGCAGGCCATCGGTGCCGTCAATGCCAAAATGCTGGAACGCGACAAGCCCAAGACCATGGGCGATATCCTCAACCGCATCGCCGGCGTGTACTGGAATGACCTGGGCAACGAGCAGCACAGCATGAGCATCCGCCAGCCCATCGGCACGAATGCCGTCTACCAGTACCTCGAAGACGGCATTCCCATCCGCCCGCTGGGCGTCTTCAACCATAACTCGCTCAACGAGATGAACATGGCGGGCGCCAGCGGCGTGGAAGTGGTGAAGGGCGCCGCCTCGTCGCTGTACGGCAGCAATGCCGTCGGCGGCGCCGTCAATTTCCTCACGGCCGGCGCCAGCGCGACACCCACGGCAAGCGTGGGCGTGCGGCGCGATAACGTGGGCGGCTACACCCGCTACGACACTTCCGCCAGCGATACCTGGGGGCCGCTGGGACTGCGCTTTTCCCATTACAGCTCGCGCCGTTCGCGCGATAACTGGCAGGAGTACAGCTATGGCGACAAGGATTCGTTCTCGCTGCGCGCCGACTATGCGCTCAGCCCCACTTCGCAGCTGCGCGCCACCATCGTCCACACGGATCTCGATGCGGCCATGACGGGCAGCCTGTTCGAAAACGATTACCGCAGCAATCCCGGCAAGAGTTTGAATACGTTTACCTACCGCAAGGACAAGACCACGCGCATGAACCTGGCGTGGGAAGGCGCGACGACAGTCAATGGCACGAGCACCGTCACCGTGTTTACGCGCAAGAACGACCATGGGCAGATTCCCGCGTATTCCATAGGCAGTTGCGCGGGCATGCTGTGCAAGGGCGTCATCAACAACAACCACGTCGATTCGCTGGGGCTGGACGTGAAGCACCAGCAGGAATTCGCGTGGCTGCGTTCGCGCCTGATCGCTGGTGTGTACGTGGACAAGAGCGACAATCCCTTTGTCAGCGACAATCTGTCCATCGTGCGCGATGCCGCCACGGGCCGCTACCTGCGCTACTCCTTGGCCAATGCCAGCAATCCGCAGGGCGTGCGCGACTACCAGACGGATATCCTCAACACGGCCGTCTTCGCGCAATGGGAATTTTCTCCGCTGGCGGGCACCCGCGTGGTGCTGGGTGGCCGTTCTGACGCCATCCGCTACGACTACCATAACAAGCTGGCGCCCGGCGGCAGCGTCAATTACGGCGCGCCCGACGAGTCGCGCAGTTTTTCGCATGTGAGCCCGAAACTGGGCGCCACATACGCCATCGGCCATGCGGGCAGCGCGTATGCAAACGTCAGCCAGGGCTTCACGCCGCCGGAAGTGAGCCAGTTGTATGGCAAGACGGGCATCGCCAACTTGCAGCCGTCCGTCTACAACAACTATGAACTGGGCCTGCGCTGGGCCTTTTTGCAGGGCCGTTTGAAACTCGATACGGCCCTGTACCGGCTCGATGGGCGCGACACGATCGTCAGCTACACGCTCTCGCCGGGCAACAGCGAAAACCGCAATGCGGGGCGCACGCGCAGCGAAGGGCTGGAGCTGGGCCTGAATTACGACAGCGGCCCGTTCGACGCGCGCTTCGCCACGGCCATCGCGCGCCACCGCTACCTGCGCTACCAGCTCTCCAGTACTCTCGATTACAGCGGCCGCGCCATGCCGCAGGCGCCGCGCGACATCACCTCGTTCGAGATCGGCTACAAGCCCGTGGCCGGCGCGCGTATCGCACTTGAAGCCGTGCACCAGGGGCGCTACTGGATGAACAATGCCAACACGGTGGAGTACAAGGGCCACGCCTTGCTGAACCTGCGCGCCAGCTATCAGGTCGCGCGCGGGCTGGAAGCGTGGGCGCAGGTGCGCAACCTGGCCGATAAACGCTATGCCGATTCGGCCAGCAGCAGCTATGCGGGCACGGGCAGCTATGCGCCGAACAGCCAGAACCAGTACACGCCCGGTGCGCCGCGCAGCGTGATGCTGGGCCTGTCCTATACCTATAACGCACTGTGA
- a CDS encoding PepSY-associated TM helix domain-containing protein, which yields MDDFTFLIARRKSLYWRIHFWAALIASPFALLATLTGILYVFTPQIEARLYQHLDHVAPQASMLPLDAAVAAAERAAPRGWAVQHVVPPFQQDDAVQVAFAPPGGAQDEHAGHGGHAAPLTHARPKFGLPAQAIVVYVNPYDARVLGSLASSERFGNWAKKLHSRLLQNDGWRWMIELAASWLMVMLVTGVVLWWPRGAQSGLPKRGARGRNGWRQWHAFLGVALGIVSVVILTTGLTWSQQAGGRIRALRDVSGQAPPPVPRDLHSREEGAPLDWQDAWQVARSHAPAIAVQLTAPASQDDVWRATMADRSQPTLRFDLQFDAYSGKPLYYAGWEAQTAFGKATAIGIPFHRGEFGWWNQAVLLLFGASVLFSLVSGWVMFFKRRLPGSLGLPRLLPGAWTSPSALAWLAAAAMCALMPLLLVSGGMLLLLELGLAKCGPRVGRMWLR from the coding sequence ATGGACGATTTCACCTTTCTCATCGCGCGGCGCAAAAGCCTGTACTGGCGCATCCACTTCTGGGCCGCGCTGATCGCCTCGCCGTTTGCCCTGCTAGCTACCCTGACGGGCATTTTGTACGTGTTCACGCCGCAGATCGAGGCAAGGCTGTACCAGCACCTGGACCATGTGGCGCCGCAAGCGTCCATGCTGCCGCTGGACGCCGCCGTGGCGGCTGCGGAGCGGGCTGCGCCTCGAGGCTGGGCGGTGCAGCACGTGGTGCCGCCGTTTCAACAGGACGATGCGGTGCAGGTGGCGTTCGCGCCGCCCGGCGGCGCGCAGGATGAACATGCGGGCCATGGCGGACATGCCGCGCCGCTCACGCACGCCAGGCCGAAGTTCGGCCTGCCCGCGCAAGCCATCGTCGTGTATGTGAATCCCTATGACGCGCGCGTGCTGGGCAGCCTGGCCAGCAGCGAGCGCTTCGGCAACTGGGCGAAAAAGCTGCATTCGCGCCTGCTGCAAAACGATGGCTGGCGCTGGATGATCGAGCTGGCGGCCAGCTGGCTGATGGTGATGCTGGTGACGGGCGTGGTGCTGTGGTGGCCGCGTGGCGCGCAATCGGGCTTGCCGAAGCGGGGCGCGCGGGGCCGCAATGGCTGGCGCCAGTGGCATGCTTTCCTGGGCGTGGCGCTCGGCATCGTCAGCGTTGTGATCCTGACGACGGGCCTGACGTGGAGCCAGCAGGCGGGCGGGCGCATCCGCGCGTTGCGCGACGTCAGCGGCCAGGCGCCGCCGCCCGTGCCACGTGATTTGCACTCGCGCGAGGAGGGCGCTCCGCTCGACTGGCAGGATGCGTGGCAGGTAGCGCGCAGCCACGCGCCCGCCATCGCCGTGCAGCTGACGGCGCCGGCCAGCCAGGACGATGTGTGGCGCGCCACCATGGCTGACCGCAGCCAGCCCACCTTGCGCTTCGACCTGCAATTCGATGCCTACAGCGGCAAGCCCCTGTATTACGCGGGGTGGGAGGCGCAGACGGCGTTCGGCAAGGCCACCGCCATCGGCATTCCGTTCCACCGCGGCGAATTCGGCTGGTGGAACCAGGCCGTGCTGCTGCTGTTCGGCGCCAGCGTGCTGTTCTCGCTGGTGTCGGGCTGGGTGATGTTTTTCAAACGGCGCTTGCCTGGCTCGCTGGGTTTACCCAGGCTGCTGCCGGGCGCCTGGACGTCGCCTTCCGCGCTGGCCTGGCTGGCGGCAGCCGCCATGTGCGCGCTGATGCCGCTGCTGCTCGTTTCCGGCGGCATGCTGTTGCTGCTGGAGCTGGGCCTGGCAAAATGTGGGCCGCGTGTCGGCCGGATGTGGCTGCGCTAG
- a CDS encoding LysR family transcriptional regulator: MELRHLRYFVAVAEERNFTRAAARLHIAQPPLSRQMQQLEEILGVALIEKGSRPLRLTEAGEFFLAHARPLLDQVRDLQAMTQRVGKLERTLSIGFVASTLYGELPDIVHRFCERHPEVDVTLHEMTTVQQLKALKEGRIDVGFGRLKSEDPSIRRILLREERLVVALPPGHRLARGEGGLRLTDLIHETLLVYPKAPRPSFADQVLAMFSEGNVTPGPVTEVRELQISMGLVAAGQGISIVPESVQAMHHRNVVYRKLDDKHAFSPILFSMRHMDRSPELENILAAVYSIYDEHGIAHVKESL; encoded by the coding sequence ATGGAATTACGGCACTTGCGCTACTTCGTTGCGGTCGCGGAGGAAAGAAACTTCACGCGGGCCGCCGCGCGCTTGCACATCGCGCAGCCGCCGCTGAGCCGGCAGATGCAGCAGCTGGAAGAAATCCTGGGCGTGGCGCTGATCGAAAAGGGTTCGCGTCCCTTGCGCCTGACGGAAGCGGGCGAGTTTTTCCTCGCCCATGCGCGGCCACTGCTCGACCAGGTGCGCGACCTGCAGGCGATGACGCAGCGTGTCGGCAAACTGGAACGCACCCTGTCGATCGGCTTTGTCGCGTCGACCCTGTATGGGGAATTGCCAGACATCGTGCACCGCTTTTGCGAGCGCCATCCCGAGGTCGACGTGACCCTGCATGAAATGACGACGGTGCAGCAGCTCAAGGCCCTGAAGGAAGGCCGCATCGACGTGGGTTTCGGGCGCCTGAAAAGCGAAGACCCCAGCATCCGCCGCATCCTGCTGCGCGAGGAGCGGCTGGTGGTGGCCCTGCCGCCCGGCCACCGGCTGGCCAGGGGGGAAGGCGGATTGCGCCTCACTGACCTGATCCACGAAACCCTGCTCGTGTATCCGAAAGCGCCCCGCCCCAGCTTTGCAGACCAGGTGCTGGCCATGTTCAGCGAAGGCAATGTCACGCCCGGCCCCGTCACGGAAGTGCGCGAGCTGCAGATTTCCATGGGACTGGTGGCGGCCGGCCAGGGCATTTCCATCGTGCCGGAAAGCGTGCAAGCCATGCATCACCGGAACGTCGTATACCGCAAGCTGGACGACAAGCATGCGTTCTCGCCGATTTTATTCAGCATGCGGCATATGGACCGCTCGCCGGAACTGGAAAACATCCTCGCCGCCGTGTACTCGATCTACGATGAACACGGCATCGCGCACGTCAAGGAAAGCCTGTAG